One genomic window of bacterium includes the following:
- a CDS encoding zinc permease gives MSQSVAVLLGGIAGATIFLGLPVARLRGLPKSAQGFLNAFATGILVFLLWDILTHAGAPVQDALTAVRAGHPGTFTLMAVIFAGGIAAGLLVLVYFNRALFGRFKHGADSPSPQSISLAIATGLGLHNLSEGLAIGESAHVGAIAFAGVLVVGFALHNVTEGFGIAAPMTMNPKPASWGFLGLAGLIGGGPTFLGTWIGYLASSSFIYVAFLALAAGALLYVLNELFHVGRKLSSPPAFAWGLLFGFLTAYATDLVLTLASA, from the coding sequence GTGAGCCAATCGGTCGCCGTCCTACTCGGAGGCATCGCCGGCGCCACGATTTTCCTCGGGCTGCCGGTGGCCCGTCTGCGCGGTCTGCCGAAGTCGGCACAGGGCTTCCTCAATGCGTTTGCCACCGGCATCCTGGTCTTCTTGCTGTGGGACATCTTGACGCACGCCGGAGCACCGGTCCAGGACGCCCTGACCGCCGTTCGAGCCGGCCACCCCGGCACGTTCACCCTCATGGCGGTCATATTCGCCGGCGGCATCGCCGCCGGACTCCTGGTCCTCGTGTACTTCAACCGCGCGCTGTTCGGCCGGTTCAAGCACGGCGCGGACTCGCCGAGCCCGCAATCCATCTCGCTCGCCATCGCGACCGGCCTCGGGCTGCACAACCTGTCCGAGGGCCTCGCTATCGGAGAATCGGCGCATGTCGGGGCGATCGCCTTCGCCGGCGTGCTCGTCGTCGGCTTCGCGCTCCACAACGTGACCGAGGGTTTCGGCATCGCGGCGCCGATGACGATGAACCCGAAACCGGCGTCGTGGGGCTTCCTCGGGCTGGCCGGCCTCATCGGCGGCGGTCCGACCTTCCTCGGCACCTGGATCGGCTATCTGGCCAGCTCGAGCTTCATCTACGTGGCGTTCTTGGCGCTGGCGGCCGGGGCGCTGCTGTACGTCCTGAACGAGCTGTTCCACGTCGGCCGCAAGCTCAGCTCGCCGCCGGCGTTTGCCTGGGGCCTGCTGTTCGGCTTCCTGACCGCCTACGCGACCGACCTGGTGCTCACCCTGGCGAGCGCTTAG
- a CDS encoding glycoside hydrolase family 1 protein → MPLRRFPDGFLWGTASAAHQVEGCNRNSDWWEFEQKPGTIANGDSSEAACDHYHRYREDFALLRELRQNAHRLSIEWSRIEPAEGEFDARQIRHYRDVLGELREQGVQPMVTLHHFTSPAWFARKGGWAASGSAHAFMPFVHRVVEELGDLVAMWCTINEPGIYAANGWMVGEFPPAHHGDVAGAYRVAGNMRRAHELAYRAIKRRWPDAPVGLSHHKFLFMPATSRRRDRWAAQTAQLVLDRWPVAPGQLHRVVEATSDYIGIAHYWGQMCAFDPSRPQDQFIRRFNVPGAPVTDMGWSADPSWMRTVLNELRDLGKPVYITENGLASNDDEWRQRYLVDVLSNVLLAIEDGVDVRGYFHWTNMDNFEWARGYAMRFGLISVDRSTLERTIKPSGRLYARVAQANALPE, encoded by the coding sequence GTGCCTCTGAGGCGCTTCCCCGACGGGTTCCTCTGGGGGACGGCAAGCGCCGCCCACCAGGTCGAGGGCTGCAACCGGAACAGTGACTGGTGGGAGTTCGAGCAGAAGCCCGGGACGATCGCCAACGGCGATTCCTCCGAGGCCGCCTGCGACCACTACCACCGTTATCGGGAGGACTTCGCGCTCCTGCGCGAGCTCCGCCAGAACGCACACCGCCTGTCGATCGAGTGGTCGCGCATCGAACCCGCTGAAGGCGAGTTCGACGCGCGGCAGATCCGCCATTACCGAGACGTGCTCGGAGAGCTGCGGGAACAAGGCGTCCAGCCCATGGTCACGCTGCACCACTTCACCAGCCCGGCATGGTTTGCGCGCAAGGGCGGCTGGGCGGCCTCCGGCTCGGCGCATGCGTTCATGCCGTTCGTGCATCGCGTGGTCGAGGAATTGGGCGACCTGGTCGCCATGTGGTGCACGATCAACGAGCCCGGCATTTACGCCGCCAACGGCTGGATGGTGGGCGAGTTTCCGCCGGCGCACCATGGAGACGTCGCCGGCGCCTACCGCGTGGCGGGCAACATGCGCCGCGCTCACGAGCTCGCGTATCGCGCCATCAAACGCCGCTGGCCGGACGCTCCGGTCGGACTGTCGCACCACAAGTTCCTGTTCATGCCGGCGACATCAAGGCGTCGCGACCGCTGGGCCGCTCAGACCGCGCAGCTGGTCCTGGATCGGTGGCCGGTCGCTCCAGGGCAGCTGCACCGTGTCGTCGAGGCGACCTCCGACTACATCGGGATCGCCCACTACTGGGGGCAGATGTGCGCCTTCGACCCCAGCCGGCCGCAGGACCAGTTCATCCGCCGGTTCAACGTGCCCGGCGCGCCGGTGACGGACATGGGCTGGAGCGCCGACCCGAGCTGGATGCGCACCGTGTTGAATGAGCTGCGCGACCTCGGCAAGCCGGTGTACATCACCGAGAACGGGCTGGCCAGCAACGATGACGAATGGCGCCAGCGCTATCTCGTCGACGTCCTGTCCAACGTGCTGCTCGCGATCGAGGACGGTGTCGACGTCCGCGGCTACTTCCACTGGACGAACATGGACAACTTCGAGTGGGCCCGCGGTTACGCGATGCGCTTCGGCCTGATCTCGGTCGACCGCAGCACTCTGGAACGCACGATCAAGCCCAGCGGACGCCTGTACGCACGCGTGGCCCAGGCCAACGCCCTTCCCGAATGA
- a CDS encoding metal-dependent transcriptional regulator gives MVSRYLEAIYYMWSEGEPLRSARLADWLGVSRPTVTVALRRMARDGMVRMNGRKEIELTARGQRMAESIVRRHRIMERWLTDGLGLDWVTADAEAARLEHAVSEVVELRLYEVIGRPGTCPHGNPIPGYSEALPNEVRLATLGSGARASISRVSEVAEREAPLLLAYLLERDLTPGRQITVLEVDKVARTLRLRAAEREITLSHETAAKLWAVPSP, from the coding sequence GTGGTCTCGCGCTACCTGGAGGCCATCTACTACATGTGGTCGGAGGGCGAGCCTTTGCGGAGCGCCCGCCTGGCGGATTGGCTGGGAGTCAGCCGGCCCACGGTGACCGTCGCGTTGCGGCGGATGGCGCGCGACGGCATGGTCCGCATGAACGGCCGTAAGGAGATCGAGCTCACCGCGCGCGGGCAACGGATGGCGGAGTCGATCGTCAGACGGCACCGGATCATGGAGCGATGGCTGACCGACGGTCTCGGCCTGGACTGGGTGACCGCCGATGCGGAGGCCGCCCGCCTCGAGCACGCCGTCTCGGAGGTGGTCGAACTCCGGCTGTACGAGGTCATCGGGCGCCCCGGCACCTGCCCGCACGGCAACCCCATCCCCGGCTATTCGGAAGCCCTGCCGAACGAGGTGCGCCTTGCCACCCTGGGCAGCGGCGCCAGGGCCAGCATCTCGCGCGTGTCGGAGGTCGCCGAGCGGGAGGCCCCGCTGCTGCTCGCGTACCTCCTCGAGCGCGACCTGACCCCGGGCAGGCAGATCACGGTGCTCGAGGTCGACAAGGTGGCGCGGACGCTGCGGCTCCGGGCGGCGGAGCGGGAGATCACCCTGAGCCACGAGACTGCGGCCAAGCTGTGGGCGGTGCCATCGCCCTGA
- a CDS encoding histidine phosphatase family protein has translation MAADHGQLRSGDDRRAASRQRGGRVDEPARVHGQPPAGGVPRAGVRAIGRHQPHLGRRPAELERERRFRSLPLRITFDLTRIYLIRHADVENPHRLLYGHLDGFHLSAIGRTQAGALGDRLRSAGIQRIVHSPLARAVETAKLINDRLAAPAMLEADLELREAEFSRYLQGLPYWQVPLRRPLWFVHKAKRGLLPGDEPIEQLGGRVLAVARRLAREHAGEPMAIVSHADPLNAARILLEGRPHNEREMYRRGVEKAGMLQLDMDGETPVAWEYIAPPEVGKPASAAA, from the coding sequence CTGGCAGCGGATCACGGTCAGCTGCGGAGCGGCGACGATCGGCGTGCTGCCTCGCGGCAACGAGGAGGCCGGGTTGATGAACCGGCGCGAGTTCACGGGCAACCTCCTGCGGGAGGCGTACCACGCGCTGGAGTCCGGGCGATCGGCCGGCACCAACCGCACCTCGGTCGGCGCCCTGCGGAGCTAGAGCGGGAAAGACGCTTCAGGTCTCTCCCTCTTAGGATCACCTTTGATTTGACGCGCATCTACCTGATCCGCCACGCCGACGTCGAGAACCCTCACCGGCTGCTGTACGGGCACCTGGACGGGTTTCACCTGAGCGCGATCGGCCGGACGCAGGCCGGCGCGCTGGGCGACCGCCTGCGCTCCGCCGGCATCCAACGCATCGTGCACAGCCCCCTGGCGCGCGCGGTCGAGACCGCCAAGCTGATCAACGATCGGCTGGCTGCGCCCGCGATGCTCGAAGCCGACCTCGAGCTGCGTGAAGCCGAGTTCAGCCGTTACCTCCAGGGCCTGCCCTACTGGCAGGTCCCGCTGCGGCGGCCGCTGTGGTTCGTGCACAAGGCGAAGCGGGGATTGCTCCCCGGGGATGAGCCGATCGAGCAGCTGGGCGGCCGGGTGCTGGCGGTCGCCAGGCGCCTCGCGCGCGAGCACGCGGGCGAGCCGATGGCGATCGTCAGCCACGCGGATCCCCTGAACGCGGCCAGGATCTTGCTCGAGGGCCGCCCGCACAACGAGCGGGAGATGTACCGCCGGGGCGTCGAAAAGGCCGGCATGCTCCAGCTGGACATGGACGGCGAGACGCCGGTGGCTTGGGAGTACATCGCTCCGCCCGAGGTCGGCAAACCGGCCAGCGCCGCGGCTTGA
- a CDS encoding cytochrome c maturation protein CcmE translates to MMTGLRWGIPAAVIAACVGYLAYSASGGSAEYYLTVSELRSHATSGDVRVAGVVEDDIQKSDGGLHITFTEKDGTAAVPVDYTGTVPDIFKPGITVVAEGKLGPDGVFHARTLLAKCPSRFSTKPYVQ, encoded by the coding sequence ATGATGACCGGGCTTCGTTGGGGGATACCGGCCGCCGTGATCGCGGCGTGCGTGGGCTACCTGGCCTACTCCGCCTCTGGCGGCTCCGCCGAGTACTACCTCACCGTCTCGGAGCTGCGGTCGCATGCGACCAGCGGCGACGTGCGGGTGGCCGGCGTGGTCGAGGACGACATCCAGAAGAGCGACGGCGGCCTGCACATCACGTTCACCGAGAAGGACGGAACGGCAGCGGTGCCGGTCGATTACACGGGCACCGTGCCCGACATCTTCAAGCCGGGGATCACGGTGGTCGCGGAGGGCAAGCTCGGGCCGGACGGGGTGTTCCACGCCCGGACGTTGCTCGCCAAGTGCCCGTCGCGGTTCTCGACCAAGCCGTATGTGCAGTGA
- the ccmA gene encoding heme ABC exporter ATP-binding protein CcmA produces MSILVGHGLTHRFGPELALDSVDLVLDAGEHMAVLGENGAGKTTLLRILATASRPTSGRLEILGLDAMRERRRLRHRIGFVGHSPGLYPALSATENLEFFCALQGVSRSRVAETLALVGLAGAAGRPAGQLSRGMQQRLAIGRAVLHDPKLLVLDEPDASLGSDGADLLARVMHGRTAVLATHDHALANRLCPRTLVLRHGRSVGTATRLSVLR; encoded by the coding sequence GTGAGCATCCTCGTCGGCCACGGACTGACACATCGATTCGGTCCGGAGCTGGCGCTCGATTCGGTGGACCTCGTGCTCGACGCCGGTGAGCACATGGCCGTGCTGGGCGAGAACGGCGCCGGCAAGACGACGCTGCTTCGCATCCTCGCCACCGCGTCGCGTCCGACTTCGGGCCGCCTCGAGATTCTCGGCCTCGACGCCATGCGGGAGCGAAGACGGCTGCGGCACAGGATCGGCTTCGTCGGCCACTCGCCCGGGCTGTATCCCGCGCTTTCCGCGACCGAGAACCTCGAGTTCTTCTGCGCGCTCCAGGGGGTGAGCCGCTCGCGCGTGGCGGAGACGCTCGCGTTGGTGGGCCTCGCCGGCGCGGCGGGACGGCCGGCGGGCCAGCTCTCGCGAGGCATGCAGCAGCGACTCGCGATCGGGCGCGCGGTGCTTCACGACCCCAAGCTCCTGGTGCTCGACGAGCCTGACGCGAGCCTCGGCTCGGACGGTGCGGACCTGCTGGCGCGGGTGATGCACGGCCGGACGGCCGTGCTGGCGACGCACGACCACGCCCTGGCCAACCGGCTGTGCCCGCGCACGCTGGTGCTGCGCCACGGCCGGTCGGTCGGCACCGCCACCCGGCTCAGCGTCCTCCGATGA
- a CDS encoding CoA pyrophosphatase: MTHQPRGEMTEFLARLEHLLRPIDGWGEFSPGARRAAVVFVLYQSAGRWRVPFVRRRADLRDHPGQVALPGGGVEEGESAWAAAQREVEEEIGVPVGRLRALGAGDPIYAAVSNFSVVPFVAHLAAPVPTFVHDARELDGVLAIPLDRLLDDSAWLTSDDPRRFRYLAHEHSVVWGLTERIVAGLAPKLRQAAPSADRSPDRPGPEG, from the coding sequence ATGACGCATCAGCCACGAGGCGAGATGACTGAATTCCTGGCCCGGCTCGAACACCTGCTCCGTCCGATCGACGGCTGGGGCGAGTTCAGCCCAGGCGCGCGGCGGGCCGCCGTGGTGTTCGTGCTGTACCAGTCGGCGGGACGGTGGCGGGTGCCCTTCGTGCGGCGCCGCGCCGACCTCCGGGACCACCCCGGGCAGGTGGCCCTGCCCGGCGGCGGCGTCGAGGAGGGGGAGTCGGCCTGGGCGGCGGCGCAGCGCGAGGTCGAAGAGGAGATCGGCGTGCCGGTCGGCCGCCTGAGGGCGCTCGGCGCCGGCGACCCGATCTATGCGGCAGTCTCCAACTTCTCGGTCGTCCCCTTCGTCGCCCACCTGGCGGCTCCCGTCCCGACCTTCGTCCACGACGCGCGCGAGCTCGACGGCGTGCTGGCGATACCGCTCGACCGGCTGCTGGACGACAGCGCCTGGCTCACGTCCGACGACCCGAGGCGGTTCCGCTACCTCGCTCATGAACACAGCGTCGTGTGGGGGTTGACGGAACGGATCGTCGCCGGGCTCGCGCCCAAGCTCAGGCAGGCCGCGCCGAGCGCAGATCGAAGCCCGGATCGGCCAGGTCCCGAGGGCTGA
- a CDS encoding cytochrome C assembly protein, protein MTEAGARAGRFTGYEKAAAAAVVLMLAAAGAIFGFAPADALQGPVQRIFYLHVSSAIAAYGCFAVVLLGGAIYLRTESAAADRWARAAALVGLVFTTVTLVMGMLWAKPIWGTFWTWDARLTSTLVLWIIYAGYLLVRRLAEPGRQAARFAAVVGIFGFIDVPVVHFSVTWWRTQHPGPVIVNGALPPEMLATFFFTMACTLVLAAVMIAIRYRIEAVTDGSQPAAVAPAPVVSAPDPGPSGVR, encoded by the coding sequence ATGACTGAGGCCGGTGCGCGCGCCGGGCGCTTCACCGGATACGAAAAGGCGGCAGCCGCCGCGGTCGTGCTGATGCTGGCGGCCGCCGGCGCCATCTTCGGATTCGCGCCGGCCGACGCGCTCCAGGGCCCGGTGCAGCGAATCTTCTACCTGCACGTCAGCTCGGCCATCGCCGCCTACGGCTGCTTTGCGGTCGTGTTGCTCGGAGGCGCGATCTACCTCCGCACGGAGAGCGCCGCCGCGGACAGGTGGGCTCGCGCCGCCGCGCTGGTCGGACTCGTGTTCACCACCGTGACGCTGGTCATGGGGATGTTGTGGGCGAAACCCATCTGGGGAACGTTCTGGACCTGGGACGCGCGGCTCACGTCGACGCTCGTCCTCTGGATCATCTACGCCGGTTACCTGCTGGTCCGCCGGCTCGCCGAGCCCGGGCGGCAGGCCGCGCGCTTTGCGGCGGTCGTCGGCATCTTCGGTTTCATCGACGTCCCGGTCGTGCACTTCAGCGTGACCTGGTGGCGCACCCAGCACCCTGGCCCGGTGATCGTCAACGGCGCGCTGCCGCCGGAGATGCTGGCCACGTTCTTCTTCACCATGGCCTGCACGCTGGTCCTGGCCGCGGTGATGATCGCCATCCGCTACCGGATCGAGGCCGTCACCGACGGCTCGCAGCCGGCGGCCGTGGCGCCGGCGCCCGTCGTCAGCGCCCCCGATCCAGGGCCGTCAGGGGTCCGGTGA
- a CDS encoding heme lyase CcmF/NrfE family subunit, producing the protein MIIGYLGAGALLAGLVLGGFSALLSFWAGWRRHAVMVQVGRRGFYAATAMIAVAGGLLETALLTHDFSLAYVTEHTDLSTPTALVAAGFYGGQEGSLLYWALVLGVLGSVSLVASAALGLRLAGYAAGVMASILSFFLVVLVLVASPFDLLSLTPPDGLGLNPVLRDGGMLIHPPVVLAGFASFAIPFSFAAAALLAGRSDAAWIAHTRRFALMAWGLQTTGLVLGMWWAYHVLGWGGYWGWDPVENVALLPWLATTAYLHSSQVQRMRGRLRAWNFGLVILAFLLVVFGTFIVRSGVVPSVHTFAISAIGPWFLAFLFICLAFSAALLAIRAPSFGSRAEPAPLVSREGAFVLQNLLLVGVIVVIFWGTILPLVSGMLGRESVVGAPYYERAAGPLFVVLLALMAAGPLLPWRHAGTPVLRALRWPAAAAVIVLGALLLAGVRSLPALVSLPLAVAAGATCIAEYARAGWRIRRLGGGWGRAAALARRRRRRYGAYLAHLGLVVLVIGLAGSHFWQQEKDVTLMPGDQVTVAGYTLTYTGSEQRQLADHTELVAAMRLGEKMLEPGRATYAGLGGQSLTHVAISTTPVADVYVVLAGVGSDGAASFRVFVNPLVTWIWAGGAIIILGVLLGNLGERRAVAELVTRRVASALPA; encoded by the coding sequence ATGATCATCGGCTACCTGGGCGCCGGCGCCCTGCTCGCGGGACTCGTGCTGGGCGGGTTCTCCGCTCTGCTGTCCTTCTGGGCGGGCTGGCGGCGCCACGCGGTGATGGTCCAGGTCGGGCGCCGTGGCTTTTACGCCGCGACGGCCATGATCGCCGTCGCCGGCGGGCTGCTCGAGACGGCGCTGCTCACGCACGACTTCTCGCTGGCGTATGTCACCGAGCACACCGACCTGTCGACGCCGACGGCGCTCGTCGCGGCGGGATTCTACGGCGGCCAGGAGGGTTCGCTGCTTTACTGGGCGCTCGTGCTGGGAGTGCTGGGCAGCGTCTCGCTGGTCGCCAGCGCCGCCTTGGGGCTGCGCCTGGCCGGTTATGCCGCGGGCGTCATGGCGTCGATCCTGAGCTTCTTCCTGGTGGTGCTGGTGCTCGTGGCGAGCCCGTTCGACCTGCTTTCCCTGACCCCGCCCGACGGCCTCGGATTGAACCCGGTGCTCCGCGACGGCGGGATGCTGATCCACCCGCCCGTCGTGCTCGCGGGTTTCGCCTCGTTCGCCATCCCCTTCAGCTTTGCGGCCGCCGCGCTGCTGGCGGGCCGGTCGGATGCCGCATGGATCGCGCACACGCGGCGCTTCGCGCTGATGGCCTGGGGGCTGCAGACCACGGGTCTGGTGCTGGGCATGTGGTGGGCCTACCACGTGCTCGGCTGGGGCGGCTACTGGGGCTGGGACCCGGTCGAGAACGTGGCGCTCCTGCCGTGGCTGGCGACCACCGCGTACCTGCACTCGTCGCAGGTCCAGCGGATGCGCGGCCGGTTGCGTGCCTGGAACTTCGGGCTCGTCATCCTCGCCTTCCTGCTCGTCGTGTTCGGCACCTTCATCGTGCGCAGCGGAGTCGTGCCGTCCGTTCACACGTTCGCCATCAGCGCGATCGGGCCCTGGTTCCTGGCGTTCCTGTTCATCTGCCTGGCCTTCTCGGCTGCGCTGCTCGCCATCCGGGCTCCATCCTTCGGCAGCCGCGCCGAACCCGCACCCCTGGTGTCGCGCGAGGGGGCCTTCGTGCTCCAGAACCTCCTCCTGGTCGGCGTGATCGTCGTCATCTTCTGGGGCACGATCCTCCCTCTGGTCTCGGGGATGCTGGGACGGGAGAGCGTGGTCGGGGCCCCGTACTACGAGCGCGCGGCCGGGCCGCTGTTCGTGGTGCTGCTGGCGTTGATGGCGGCGGGGCCGCTTTTGCCCTGGCGCCACGCCGGCACGCCGGTGCTGCGAGCCCTCCGCTGGCCGGCCGCCGCGGCGGTGATCGTGCTGGGCGCGCTCCTGCTGGCGGGCGTGCGCTCACTCCCGGCGCTCGTGTCCCTGCCCCTGGCCGTGGCGGCGGGGGCGACGTGCATCGCCGAGTACGCCCGCGCCGGCTGGCGGATTCGCCGCTTGGGGGGCGGGTGGGGCCGAGCGGCCGCGCTGGCCCGTCGCCGGCGGAGGCGGTACGGCGCCTACCTGGCGCACCTCGGGCTGGTGGTGCTCGTCATCGGCCTCGCGGGCTCCCATTTCTGGCAGCAGGAGAAAGACGTGACGCTGATGCCCGGAGACCAGGTGACGGTCGCCGGTTACACGCTCACCTACACGGGATCTGAACAGCGGCAGCTGGCCGACCATACCGAGCTGGTCGCCGCCATGCGCCTGGGCGAAAAGATGCTCGAACCCGGGCGGGCCACGTACGCGGGGCTCGGCGGCCAGTCGCTGACGCACGTGGCGATCAGCACCACGCCGGTGGCCGACGTCTACGTCGTCCTCGCCGGGGTGGGCAGTGACGGTGCCGCCTCCTTTCGCGTGTTCGTCAACCCCTTGGTGACATGGATCTGGGCGGGCGGGGCGATCATCATCCTCGGCGTGCTGCTGGGGAATCTCGGCGAAAGGCGCGCGGTGGCGGAATTGGTGACTCGGCGCGTGGCCAGCGCCCTGCCGGCATAG
- a CDS encoding TlpA family protein disulfide reductase, with amino-acid sequence MSLRSGFLAAGAIVLCAVLMLSLVWGLQHAALANPPLLGRTAPRLAIETPGGEQVRVWELQGKPVVVNFWASWCTACLQELPVLADGFARHRDAVFIGVDNQDTTGGFQSFEARYPHPYPVGPIVTGSYQAYGVAGLPVTFFIDTRGRIAASFAGPLDATTLDHYLALIAAP; translated from the coding sequence GTGAGTCTCAGGTCCGGGTTCCTCGCCGCGGGTGCCATCGTCCTCTGTGCGGTGCTCATGCTCTCGCTCGTCTGGGGGCTCCAGCACGCTGCGCTGGCCAACCCGCCGCTTCTCGGCAGGACCGCTCCGCGCCTCGCCATCGAGACGCCGGGCGGGGAGCAGGTGCGCGTCTGGGAGCTCCAGGGCAAGCCGGTCGTCGTCAACTTCTGGGCCTCCTGGTGCACCGCCTGCCTGCAGGAGCTCCCGGTTCTGGCCGACGGCTTCGCCAGGCACCGCGATGCCGTCTTCATCGGGGTCGACAACCAGGACACGACCGGCGGGTTCCAGAGCTTTGAGGCGCGGTATCCGCACCCGTACCCCGTCGGGCCGATCGTGACCGGCAGCTACCAGGCCTATGGCGTGGCGGGCCTTCCCGTGACGTTCTTCATCGACACGCGGGGCCGGATCGCGGCGTCCTTCGCCGGCCCCCTCGATGCGACCACCCTCGACCACTACCTGGCGCTGATCGCCGCGCCATGA
- a CDS encoding heme ABC transporter permease CcmB, producing MTGAIAVALAVARKDLRSEWRTREVVPALAQFVVLALVIANFGFQIDSRNAAAIAPGVLWLALVFAGLVAFGRAFAAEREQASLEAMLMTPAPPAAIFAGKALAAGLLLVVCEAVLLPALALFFGAPLSLPVVAAVLLATIGMAALGCLFAAMVARMRARELLLPLLTLPLWIPIIVAGGQAVQAAMGSGGGYGSALGLLVDFDILFVVLTSLAARFVLDD from the coding sequence ATGACGGGGGCGATCGCGGTCGCGCTCGCGGTCGCGCGCAAGGACCTGAGGTCCGAATGGCGCACGCGCGAGGTGGTGCCGGCGCTGGCGCAGTTCGTCGTCCTGGCTCTGGTGATCGCCAACTTCGGGTTCCAGATCGACTCTCGCAACGCGGCGGCGATCGCCCCCGGCGTGCTGTGGCTCGCTCTTGTCTTCGCCGGCCTGGTCGCATTCGGGCGGGCGTTCGCCGCCGAGCGTGAGCAGGCGTCGCTCGAAGCCATGCTGATGACGCCGGCGCCGCCGGCCGCGATCTTCGCCGGCAAGGCGCTCGCGGCTGGTTTGCTGCTCGTCGTCTGCGAGGCGGTGCTGCTGCCCGCGCTGGCGCTCTTCTTCGGCGCCCCGCTCTCCCTTCCGGTCGTCGCCGCCGTGCTGCTGGCGACCATCGGCATGGCCGCGCTCGGCTGCCTGTTCGCCGCCATGGTGGCGCGGATGCGCGCGCGCGAGCTGCTCCTGCCGCTGCTGACGCTGCCCTTGTGGATCCCGATCATCGTCGCCGGCGGGCAGGCGGTGCAGGCCGCGATGGGTTCGGGCGGCGGCTACGGCAGCGCCCTGGGTCTGCTCGTGGACTTCGACATACTGTTCGTGGTGCTCACCTCCCTCGCGGCGCGGTTCGTGCTCGATGACTGA
- a CDS encoding reductase — protein MRDAGFGGDIVLAGSEAVLPYERPHLSKGYLLGTVPRQRLGLRPAGQYRDLGIELMLGEPVADLGIERRTAALESGRMIAWDRLCLATGSGARRLVGFEDGIYLRELPDADALLAEFDRHDELSVVGAGFIGCEVAAAARQKGIGVHVYETLDQPLMRVLGPELGAYLAEVHRAHGVDLRLRADAPPGISPPVLVGAGSQPRTELAERAGLEVDGGIVVDDFGRTSAPDVFAAGDVTRFWSPLFEARIRVEHFQTAQRQGFAVGRAMAGVDEPFTEVPWFWSDQYELNLQYVGAGVAWDETVTRGAFGRPPFSVFYLRRGRLVAAAGINDPRIVSRSRRLMQRRATVSPRDLADPGFDLRSARPA, from the coding sequence TTGCGCGACGCGGGGTTCGGCGGCGACATTGTCCTTGCCGGCAGCGAGGCGGTGCTGCCGTACGAACGGCCGCATCTCTCCAAGGGCTACCTGCTGGGGACGGTGCCGCGGCAGCGCCTGGGCCTGCGCCCGGCCGGCCAGTATCGCGACCTCGGCATCGAGCTGATGCTCGGCGAGCCGGTCGCCGACCTGGGGATCGAACGGCGCACGGCCGCGCTCGAGAGCGGACGCATGATCGCCTGGGACCGCCTGTGCCTCGCCACCGGGTCCGGTGCCCGCCGTCTCGTCGGCTTCGAGGACGGGATCTATCTGCGCGAGCTGCCGGACGCCGACGCGCTGCTCGCGGAGTTCGACCGCCACGACGAGCTGAGCGTCGTCGGGGCCGGGTTCATCGGCTGCGAGGTGGCCGCCGCGGCCAGGCAAAAGGGCATCGGGGTGCACGTCTACGAAACCCTCGACCAGCCGCTCATGCGAGTGCTCGGCCCCGAGCTCGGCGCCTACCTCGCCGAGGTCCACCGCGCGCACGGGGTCGACCTTCGTCTTCGCGCTGACGCTCCACCGGGGATCTCTCCACCCGTGCTCGTCGGCGCCGGCTCGCAGCCTCGGACGGAGCTCGCTGAGCGTGCCGGGCTGGAGGTGGACGGTGGCATCGTCGTCGACGACTTCGGCCGCACCTCGGCCCCGGACGTTTTCGCCGCCGGGGATGTGACCCGCTTCTGGAGCCCGCTTTTTGAGGCCCGGATCCGCGTCGAGCATTTCCAAACCGCCCAGCGCCAGGGCTTTGCGGTCGGGCGGGCCATGGCCGGGGTCGACGAGCCCTTCACCGAGGTGCCCTGGTTCTGGTCCGATCAGTACGAGCTCAACCTGCAGTACGTGGGCGCCGGTGTGGCGTGGGACGAGACCGTCACCCGGGGCGCATTCGGACGGCCGCCCTTCAGCGTCTTCTACCTGCGGCGGGGCCGGCTGGTGGCCGCGGCCGGGATCAACGATCCGCGCATCGTTTCCCGTTCACGCCGCCTGATGCAGCGGCGCGCCACGGTCAGCCCTCGGGACCTGGCCGATCCGGGCTTCGATCTGCGCTCGGCGCGGCCTGCCTGA